The genomic stretch CACTGAAAACAGCCTCAGAGTTCATTGACAAGATGGGTTATCCCAAACACACCCAGGTAAGGACCTGTGGCAGCCCCAAGCACTGGGGTCACTTTTCTGCCACATGGGCCAGGGACTGTGGAGCTCGGATGGCTCGTGGCACATGTCCCTGTCTAGTGGCTCCTGTTGTGGGAGACCTGCTCTGTTTTGGGAgattctgcagtgctgctcctgggctaAAGCAGCATTtaccccagcacagctggtgaaatttcttcctctcagatactcttttaccttttccatgaCCTCTTCTAAGACTGAAGAAGAGTAGATAAACCTGCTGTTCTTAGGGACATGGTTCTAAAGGCTCATTCCTTTCAGATCCAAGTCCTCCCTGAGAGTGGTGAGACACCTTTGTTCAAGCAATTCTTCAAGAACTGGCGGGACAAGGACCAGACAGacgggctggggcagcctcacgtGTCTGGCCATGTTGCCAAGATCGAGCAGGTCCCTTTCGACGCTGccaccctgcacagctccaaGGCCATGGCTGCCCAGCACGGCATGGAGGATGATGGCTCTGGCAAGAAACAGGTCAGTAGTGGCACAATCCCTCTGGGAAGCTTTCCAGACTTTTCTTTGCTACTTGATGGCATAGCTGCAAGAGCCAGGAGGCCAGAGAGCCATCAGCGCTGAGGTCTTGTAACTGCTGGGGCAATTTCTGACGCCAGAAATAGCAGCAGGGTTGTGAAAGCACTGCAGAAAAACGGGGTTGATTCTGACTCCACAATTTCCCAGCACTGTGGACATGGGtttattcctcctcctcctgattATTCTCCCTGTTGCCATCGCATATAGGAATGTCTTGGAGCACCTGGGTTCATGACTTTGCGCATGGAAGCAGGGGTGGAGCTGGGCTTGAACGGGCTGGGGGCTGTCCAGAAGCCCGCAGCGGGCTCGGCCGAGGTTTGGCAGTTTAAAAACTCCCCGGAAAACCTCAGAGCTCCGTTCGGGACCCGCCGCTGGAGCGGATGGGAATTGTCCCGTCAGGGCCCGGCAGAGGGCGCGGCAGCACCGCCGGCTCCGGGATGCGGAACTCGGGGATAATTCGGGGATAATTCGGGGATAATTCGGGGATAATTCGGGGATAATTTGGGATAACGCGGGCCGGCGATGGGCTCCCTCTGCAGCGCCTCTGCTCCTCTTCCGCCAGATCTGGAGAATAGAAGGCTCCGAGAAGGTGCCGGTGGACCCCGCCACGTACGGGCAGTTCTACGGCGGGGACAGCTACATCATCCTGTACGATTACCAGCACGACGGGAAGCAGGGACAGATCATCTACACCTGGTACGGGACTTACCCTGGGGCAAGTCAGGAAACGCTGGGGCTGCGTGGGGCTGCGAGTCCCTTCAGAAAATCGATCACTGCCGGTTTCCACTTCCAGAGGATCTTTGGGGGATAAAGTTTCACCCTGGATAACTTTCCCTTGCAAACAAAACGATACCAGAAGTCTGGGATGTTTCAATTGAAGTGGAACAATGGAGGGAATTACTGtgtgaacattttttttttccattccccCCACCCCCCGGTTATTACTCCCTTCTTTGGACCAAGCTCTTCTTATCTAGGAAAGTGCTGCTTATCTAGGAAAGGTTCTTATCTCCCCCTGTACTCACTGTGCTACAATAGAGGATAAGGAATTTCTCCTTTGTGTTGAAGGAAGTGCTGCAGAGATTCAGTAACAAAGGGTTCCCTTACTCCTCTTGATCTCTGTAAAGTGTGTGTGAGGGGAAAGGCTGAGAATAAAGCTGGGATTTGGCCTTGTTCTCCAGGCAGGGCGCTGACTCCACGCAGGATGAAATTGCAACCTCTGCATTCCTCACAGTACAGCTGGATGAGGAGCTGGGAGGCACCCCTGTGCAGGTAAAGAGAGCCAGCAGAAACCAACCCCAACACTGGGGGCATaaagtgtgtatatatatatatatatatatatatgtgtgtatgtgtatatatatgtatatgtatatgtatgtattaaACGCCTGGCCCAGCTGGGTGCTCTGTGAATATTCCAGCTCCACAGAGGGTTGTAAAAGCCATTTCTAGTTAGTCTTGCACTCCTCAAAACTGACAAGAAGTTTCCTTTTTTCAGAAACGAGTAGTGCAAGGGAAAGAGCCCCCTCACCTGATGAGCATGTTTGGTGGAAAGCCCTTGGTTGTTTACAAGGGTGGAACCTCAAGGGAAGGAGGCCAGACTGCTCCTGCGGCAACGCGGCTGTTCCAGGTGCGCTCCAGCACCTCCGGAGCCACCAGAGCAGTGGAGGTACGTGGAGGGACAGTCAGCCTTGGGGTGGTGTGTACAGCCCATGATGGGAACAGGATCCACTGGGGATTTCAGTTCCCTCCATGGAAGAGGAACTTGGGCCAGGACATGGGTTTGAGAAAAAACGCACACAAACGTCTCTGTGCAACGACAAAGGGGAGAGTAAATCCTGGTGAGGAGAGGGCAGTGGTTTATGGCTGCAGGAACTGCCCACGTTTCCAGCTTCAAGAGGCCTGTCCTTGTTGACACAGAGGGGTTGATGTTAATGATTGATCAGTgttggcagcaggggctgctctgccatgggctCCCTGGTGAGCTCCTCAATCTCCTGCCATAACCACCAGGACTGGCACAATGACAGCCAGGCATTCCTGCTATAGATCATGTGTACCTGTAATCACACACTGAAAGAGTTATTTACTCTTCCCATGTGGAAAATCTAACTCATCACTTGGATACAGGGAATACACAACACATCTGACAGCTTTACATGCTCATATGGAAAATCTTGTTTGCAGTTTATTCAACTGTAGGTTCTGGTTTGATTTTGAAGTAACAGGCTCCCTGTAGAGGATGGTTACACCTGACACCTGCAGTGTTCCTTCTTTTCAGCTGGATCCTACAGCCAGTCAGCTGAACTCCAATGATGCCTTTGTCCTGAAAACTCCCTCTGCTGCCTACCTGTGGGTTGGCCAAGGAGCCAGCAACGCTGAGAAATCaggagcacaggagctgctgaagatacTGGGAGCTCGCCCAGTACAGGTTGCTGAGGGCAAAGAGCCAGGTGAGGGGGTCACAGTGGAGACCATTTTGTGTAGCTGCACATGCTCAGCAATTATTTCATGGGTATTTTGTCTCCCAGAACAAGATGTGGACATGGGCAAGAGGGGCTTCTCCAATATATTATCATTGTTTAACAGTGCTCATATGTATGTCTACAGGCCATTGGGACTTTCTGACCTGGAAGAATGCTTCAAGTCCTGCCCAAACCATAACCCTGGTGTGGTTCCATGAACAGGAGAAGcatcagtctctctctctctctgttttccaGACAATTTCTGGGCAGCCTTGGGTGGCAAAGCTCCGTACCGCACCTCGCCCCGCCTCAAGGACAAGAAGATGGACGCTCACCCCCCGCGCCTCTTCGCCTGCTCCAACAAGAGCGGCCGCTTCACCGTGAGTGTCTGCGGGATTCATCCAGCACCCACCTGGCAGGGGGGACAAGCTCAggcccagctgctctgagccccccaCCAGCTTACACCTGATCCTTCTTTGTGTGGTCTGTCCTGTGCAGATAAAGTAAATGAAGCCTGTGTTTATCTGAACCCTCTGTTTTCTAGATTGAAGAAGTTCCTGGAGATCTGACTCAGGATGACCTTGCCACAGATGATGTGATGCTCCTGGACACATGGGATCAGGTATGTCACGTTTACAGGGGGATAAGAGCAGCAAAGGATAGGCACAGATTGGCTTTTGATTGAGACCTGAACCACAATAGCCAGAGGTGCTGATGTATTACAGATTCAGCACACATCAGCCACAAGGCAACTCAGAGCTGAATTCTGATGTTTTATGGAAAAATGCTCATACATCTGCTACTTTCCCCTGATGTTAAGCTGGTGTAGAATTTGTTCAAGGGTCTACAATGCATGTAGATAAAATGCAGACCAAAAACTTCCCATTATTGACCAACAGAGCTTTGGTCATGTTGGTCGACAACCCAGGCACACCCAACATGAGGATTTTCTGGTTTGTGTCATGCTCTGTTCACTGAGGCTTCATCTAAATTATCCCTTCATAAAGGGAATGATTGATGCTgaagtaattaatatttttatctttaggTCTTTGTATGGATTGGGAAAGATgcccaagaagaagaaaagactgaAGCACTCAAGTCTGGTAATGTCACATTTTCCTCTCTGAACTATCCCTTTCTCATTTTCCCACTGTGTGATCATGACTCAGGCAATTTATATTCTGACAGGCATAGATAAAACCATAGGGTTTTATCTAAAAACTTTCAGCGGGTGTTTTTGTTCAAATGGCCAATGTGAAGCTGCCTCTGTGGCAGCCCTTTagccccagctgagctgctgctctgcagggctggtgctcAGTGAgctccctccctgtgtccccagccaagCGCTACATTGACACAGACCCCTCCACGCGGGACAAGAGGACCCCGGTGACCATCGTCAAGCAGGGCTTTGAGCCTCCCACCTTCTCTGGCTGGTTCCTGGGCTGGGATGATGACTACTGGGCTGTGGATCCCCTGCAGAGAGCAATGGCAGATGTGGATGTGTGAGCAATGTTTGAAACAGAGCAAGTTCAGTGCCTTCAATGCCTTCAAgagctccttcctcctgcaggatGTATGTTAACGAGGGAATGATGTTAATAGCCAATTAGCTGTGCAATAATTTCCGAAAACAATCATGACCAGTCATTGACCCTACTCCTTGCTTTGATTATATTTAATACAATAAAGCTTGTATGAAATATGGGAAGAACAGAAATGGTGGGGTTTGTTACGAAGAGGAAAACATTCAAGAGCAGCTGTAGATCTCATGTTTCAACACACCTTAGAAACCAAAACCTTCTTTGTGCCATCTTTTGCACGTGGACTTTTTAGTAAAACgttacagaaattattttgaggAATTTGAGACTGCTTTGCTTTCCCTCTTCAGAATCATATGCATTTGAGACCCTGATAAACAGTATTTTACTCTTTCAGAAACTCACTCATTAGTAAACAGCATGTTTTTTTATTCAGGATGAGAGCAAAAAAGCATCTTGTGCTATCAACAAGAATTCACAGGggtggcacctgcagcagcGGGAGTTACAGGGTGACTCATCTTCCCCAAGGATTaacctggagctgtgctgtggctctgcttcCCACTCCAAGtgcctgagcacagcaatgctAATTATTCCAGCTTTGTTAACTGTTTCTCCCGCTCCCAGCCAGAAGTTAAGCTCAGCTTACATCAGCTGCCACCTTGACAAACACAGAGTATATTGCTTTGGTGATGCAGAGGAAAACCTGCCCAGCAGACAGGTAGAAAAACAACAGCACTTGGGCATCTCCTGCCAGTGACAAAGGCACAGCGTGTCGAGGCACAGGTACCCAGGCCTAAATCACCTGTAAATACAGAGCTGATTGGAGCAGAAAGGGCATAAGAAACTACTTATGGAGTTATGCTGGCCAGTGGGAGAAGGGCACTTACATCAGTGATCTTGGCATTTCAGTTCCACTGCCTCGTCCCAGATTTTATGGATGTCAGACTCAATACTGGTGGCAGCCTGACGAGTCTTAGTCTTCCCTACGCTGTCTCCATCTCTTCTCTTATTAATCCGTTCTACAGGGGTACAAAACAGGAAGTTCAACAGCTTGGGTTATGTGAGCTGAGGCCCAGCTGCTTTGAGGTTGAAATGTAAGCCCTTATTGACACAACAACCACTCCAggtctgcacagagcagcacccacaggTAAAGCACCAGTGCAGTGCCTTCTGTTAAACACCACTCGTCCCTGCTGCTAGTTACAGACGTGTCATTTCCTAGAGAAATACGGTTGTAGATCTGGATGAAATGCAGCACTTTggtttttaaaacatatttttaggAGAAACAGATGTAGAGCCTTTTCAGTGCTTTAAAGCAGTGCAACTCTATGCAGACACAGCCTCATAACAACGGCAGCCCATCAGTGACCACAAGCACGTTGTATCCATAACTACGGCATGTTTGTGCCATTCCTGGGTGGCAGAAAGTCAGAAAGTTTCACTAACAACTGTTTCTCATCAATGGGGACTGGTTTAGAGAAGACAAGCCTGATtttcaggagcccccaggacAGTATTCTACTTCCCTTGCAGGGCTACAGACCCGTTTTGTAGAAGGAATAATCCCAAATGTTGGATCACCTCTACCACAACTGGTTTCTCTTCTATTTGAAAAGGAGGCTTTGGATTAGAAGTGTTCCATCCAGGACAATATGGATAAAGTTTATTTAAGATCACAACCTGCTTGTACTCCTTCTGAGAGGCTTTCAACTTCAGATATTGCGATTGTCCACATTCACAAACATTACATACAAGTTCTATAACACACTCAGTAAAACAAAAAGGTTCCTCAGCAAACCCACTTTGCTAACACTGCCACAAGCTACAATACACAGGGAACTCAGTGCTGCAAACATGGGCTGACCCCGAGCTCGCCCTCCCAGTCTCCCTACTCCGTCACACCTAGCAGGCCCTGCAGGATGTTTATGGGCAGGGGGAAGACGATGGTGGAATTCTTCTCGGCAGCGATGGTGGTCAGggtctgcaggtagcgcagctggagagcagcaggagactCCGTGATCACCATGGACGCCTCCTTCAGCGCCCTGGACGCGTTCATCTCCCCCTCGGCCGCGATCACCTGCGGAGGCAAACGGGTCAGACTGAGCTCAGTCCTCAAACTGAGCTCCAAACAGGAGGAACAGGGAATGCACAGGCTGATCTCGGCCCTAGGCAGGTACCACAGGCACCCTGCTCATGACCTGCCCTGGGCACGTGCTTCCACCCGTCACAAGCTGCTCCTGTTTGCTCTCCAGGCCCCAGTGCCTGGCATCCTCCCATCCAGAATGCAGGATCACAAAAGCTGCCATCAGGTCTTGAGAATGCAATGCAAGTATTTATTCTGTCTTCAAAAGCTTTTGGGCTTCTTCCAGCACTGCCTCTCAAAAGCAGAGGCACTCCCCACAGATAGCTGAAATTACTTTCTCCCTCAAGCTGTACTTTTCTGTATCTACAAGGGCTTGAGAGGAATGGTGTATTTCTTACTTGGGAAAAACCAAATCCAGCCCCCAGGCTGATGTCATTACCTTGGCTCTTGCCTCCCGGGCAGCCTCTGCTTCTGCAGCCatggctctctgcagctggacaggtAACTTCACATCCTTGATCTCCACACGTTCCACCTTAATCCCCCAATCATCTGTTGCCTCATCAAGTGTGACCTACAGAAGGCAGGACAGGTAAGTGAAGCCACACACCTGCCTCAAACTAATGCCCAAATATAAAGAATGACCAATAAACCAAATGAATTCTCTTCAAATTCTCAGACCCTCAGGGCTTTAGTATTTGTAGTATGATGTGACAGCTAAAAGAGCACAACTGTTTTAAAGTAACAAAAACTCCCAGAGCTTGATTAATGTACTGAAGGAATTCTGTGGCACAGTTTCCTCCCACACTGAAGGACTGACACAAGGATCCAGGGAAGCCATCCTCTCCTGTATCCCTCATTCCCACATGCTAGCCCCACTGACCCTTAGTGCTTTAGTCCCTCATTCTTATTTTACAGAGTGCCCTCCCAAGAGATCTTGTCAGGGCTTTTCCTACAGCTCCAAATCACAACTGATCACTTACAGATAAAGCAAATCCCCACCTTTAAGTGGTCCATGGGATTGCTGCTTTACCTGCTGTGTGATGCAGTGCTCCAAGATGCTCCTACCTGCATGCTGCGGGCAATTTCCTCACGGTCAGAGAGGATCTCAGAGAGGCTTTTGGTGCCCAGGACGTTCCTCAGGGTGGTCTGTGCCAGGAGCCGGGTGGCTGAGTCGGCGTTGGTGACGTTTGCCACGGCCAGGGTGGCGTTCTGCACCCTGTAATAAACCACTCCATCCACGTTGATTGTCACCGAGTCCTTGGTCAGGATCTGAAAAGCAGTGGGGAAAGTACAGAATATTCCATAAATACCAGGTTAATTATTAAGACAATCACTTATTTGTTTTACTACACCAAGCCCTGGTTTCCCACTGTCTTGAACACAAAAGTCCTTATACACATATGCTGCATGGGAATGTGCCCCAGTATTCACAAACTTCCCAGTACAGCTCTGAAAAGCTGAGACTAAATATGGGATTAGAAACTTCTCAGTGAAAAGCACATTCCATTCACTTTGCCTCAATGTTATTTTTAACCCACTTCATCGAAATCACAGAGGAATCTGCAAGTCATATCAGTgacaggaaaaagagaaaaggcagaaattatTTACTCTGAAATTCGTCTTCACCTGAGAAGGTTTAACCAGTGATTCTGGCAAGGAATCACACCCAGGCAggtccctgggctgcctttcAGTGAGgtttccccagggctgtgtgaggcAGCCTGacagcagggccctgggacTGTGCTGCAGAACTGCACCTCCTGGGACAGGAGGGTGGCACTGCACAGGGGAGCTCAGAGAACCTTGTTCCATGGTACACAATTCCCTTCAAGACTCACCTGCCCTGTCCCTTCCCAAACGACCTCTTTTAGCAGGCTTTTCTAACACAAAGCTAAAGAATGAGTAGCATGCACAGAAATCATGTTGAACAAATAAAAATTGATTTCTGCCTCTACATAAGGAACACAAACAAACCTAAATCCATAAGCGTAATTTAATCAAGCCAAAAGAAAAACTGGATTACTGATGGCCTCACTAATGGTACATCAGCAGCTGCAAGCACATTCTGCCTGCCAGTGATTAGGTTTCTCCCAATTACCCTTTAGAGTGTACCAGGACAGCTGCCATTTGTCTCAATCTACAACTAACCATGAGCAACAAGCCCACAGCAGATCTGACAGGAAACAGATGCAGCACACAGCTTGAAGGGAGCATCTCTGTGTCTCAAAATGCACCTGATACATGAGTGATACAGTTATAACCATCAGGATACAATTGTTCACTAGCTTATTTTTAGAGGGACACTTGGGTTTTATTCTTTTGTTATCCATTGAGTTGGCAGCACTGAGTTCAGCTGGCTTAATGCTCTGGAGACATTGTGCTACAAAGTTAGGATGTCCAAGGCAAATCAGACTAGAaatcaaagtaatttttttgttctttaggACCTGCCATGAGTGGCAGCACCTTCATCATGttcctgtgcagggcagggcacaggagccacGTGCACACCAACCCAACAAGGGAGCTGACCACTCATTCCCCCAGCTGCTATAAATAGCATTTGATGTATATTCTAATTTCATCCCATTACTTGAGCCAGTTTATACATGTAGATAAATTGGCACAGGACAgatccctgctgtgcctggaaaTCTTCCAGATTTCACAGAGGCAATTAGGGGATGTTGCATGAAGCCCAGCAGCCTTCGTTCCAAACCCCTCCCATTCCAGCTCTCAGGCAGTGTTCAATTCTCTCATTTGGTCCTCAGAGCATcatctgttttctctcagtGCTCTTCCCTTACTGGATGACATTTCCAAGGGATAGATGTATTCTTCCCAATACACTGCACTGCACAGGGAATCTGTATTCAAACTGCACATTACCCAATACTgagagggaagaaggaaaagcaaagtgCACAAAATTCTGCAAGGACTTTAGTAGATGCAAAGGCAAATGCAAACTCACCTCCTGAGGAGGGATATCAAAAGAGATGGTTCTCATATCAACTTTGATGAAGCTGTCTGTGCAAGGCAGgacaaaaaacaaacctgtgCCAAAAAATCCATTCAAGAAGATGTGAAAATGGATCATTAGAGCAGACAAAACTTGTTACTGCAATAAGGTGAAATCCAACTGTTGTGGCTGTGCAGCTCTTTGTGAGGAACTCAGCAGCACAACACTTGTTAGTGGCTTCCAAACCAAGGTAAGACTTTCCAAAATACATGCTGAGAAACTTCAATTTATCTGGGTAGCACTTACTTAGAGATTTTTAACATTTGGAAataaaacagccccaaaactaTTAACAactacttttaaaaatgttccCCACATAGTTACTTGTGGGGCCTAATTCTGGCAAGCACCAatctcctgccttctcctctGGTGGCTCAGTGAGATTCTTCAGCTTTCCAGCAATGTGGAACATTGCAAAGCCTGGGTGAAAATGAAGGAAGAAGCCATTGCCCCTTGCTGTCACTTTGAGCAGCAGGAGCAACAGCTGAAAATAACATTCTTCCAGGTCTCAGTGTTTCTAACAACTTGTCAAAACTATCAAATACTCCACTGGCTTCTGTTACTTTTGAAGGATATCGAGGCTTTCAGACTCATTGGTTTAACTGATACATCAACCTTCTTTTCTCAAATAACCCATTTGATGCCATTCTTCCTCCCTTTACATTTAGTGCTTTTGATTCTGCCTGCAGATCGTACATTAACAAAGGAGAGCTGGGTAGAATTAAGTTTGCTGCCTTCTCAATCCAGACTACAAATCAGAACTTTATGAGCTGGAAGAGGCCCACGAGGCTCATAAATTCCTGTTGTAACACATCCTCTTACTGGAAGTTACAGAATTCTTGAGAAATCCATTTGCCACTTTACTGCAATGTCTCTACACCATGATTGTTTTGCTGATGACTAATTGGAGGAAATTGCTGTCCAGGACATACCTGGTCCCTTTGCTCCCCCTTTCAGGATGCGTCCAAGGCGGAAGATGATGGCTCGCTCGTATTCCTTGATAATCTGCAACAGATTGGTGGGTGTCATGCACATGATGGATTCCAAATTATGTACACACCGGGCTAGGACAGGCTTGAGTCTCAAATTTAATACACACTTCTCTACTGGCTGCTTTTGAGAATTTTAGCTAAAACTTTATTGTCAAAAAGCaaagagcagaaggaaaacatCAGGACAATAGTCCACAAGAAATATTGCTCAGACTCTCAACAGGAGGGCGCCTGGGCAGGTTCAGGCACCAGCAGAGCCATCAGGAATATCCTGGTAACCACACAACAAAGTGCACCATTTGTGACCCAGCAGGGATTTTTCAAGCTCCAATTCTGATGCCACATCAGCCAAGCCAGGAGGAAATAACTCCTCCTGTCTGGAAACTGCAAACATCAACCTCAGAGTGATCACAGATAACACTGTGCCTTCAAATGTGTCACGTGCAGCCACATCCCTGTACAGAATTACAGATTTCTATTTACATACTTCATATTTACATGAGTGATGTACAGGGAgatacctttaaaaaaatcagttctcTAAGAGTAGTTATGGGTTCTTGCAATTATTCTGATCCTTCAAATGAGCTTATTTTCTAATGACAGCTGGGCAGATGCAGTGAAGACACCAATGCAGGAATTATTTTGACCAAATATTATAATACCacttttatttttggtttgaatgcactgcagtgctggggtctgCTATAGCTCAAGAACGAACAGAGCTAGATtaatttgtgtttattttctcaATGAATCCAATTGAGAACAATAATAGCCACACTGCATTGCTGAAAGTTTTAATCCACCTTAGCAGTGAACGGTTTTACCTTTATGCACATCCATACTGATATAGGAAATGTAATAACAGTGAAAAAAATCGAGGCCATCACCAGGATCCATCCACAAAAACCGAGGCCAGAGTTGGTATCATCTACAAAAGAGCAGAAATTGTCACTTTTTAAAACCAAGAGTGCCTATTAAAGTGCCTAAATTGGATATTAATATTAAATGTTCCTAGAAATGTCACTGTTAGCACTACTCCTCTGGCCAAATGCATTAGGTTTAGATCAGAAATCAAATTAAAAGCCAAATTCTGCTTTGATTTTCATCGGTCTCTAAGTTGTACAAGACAGCTGAGGGCAGAATGCTGTCCAAGCAGCATTTTTGCAGAAGTGTACCAACACTGAAGTTTCAATTCCCAAATGCCTTTCTGTCCCCCAAGTTCTTGTAGCAGAGTGACTCACAGGCAGCAGTGGGAATCACGTTCCTCTGTtttgtgacaagtcagaggaacCTCGTGTGAGGGGCAGAACACAAatgcccccagcctgccagctCTGGGACAGCATTGCTGGaacctgggctctgctccagctgtcaGGGGTGCACATCTAAGGAAACCACAATTCTCACACCCAGTGGATCTGGGAAGTTGGATAAAATGAGGTGCAAGATTAGCTGGACATGAAATAAAACCTCCATAAAGAATTTCTTGGCCAGAAACTCCTCATGCCTTATTCCTCTGTCAATGGAAGACACCTGAAGGTTACTCTGGGATCAAATAACGAGCTGGTGGTTTCAAAAGCTACCCTGCTAAAGCCATGCCAAAATGTGGCCTGGGAGGCATTCACAGAGCTACAGG from Agelaius phoeniceus isolate bAgePho1 chromosome 21, bAgePho1.hap1, whole genome shotgun sequence encodes the following:
- the GSN gene encoding gelsolin isoform X2 — translated: MGMTCFKEASLPVSMVEHAEFLKAGKEPGLQIWRVEKFDLVPVPKNLYGDFFTGDSYLVLNTIKQRSGNLQYDLHFWLGDESSQDERGAAAIFTVQMDEHLQGRAVQHREVQGHESPTFLGYFKSGIKYKAGGVASGFRHVVPNEVTVQRLLQVKGRRTVRATEVPVSWDSFNTGDCFILDLGSNIFQWCGSQSNRQERLKATVLAKGIRDNERNGRAKVYVSEEGSEREEMLQVLGPKPSLPAGASDETKTDTANRKLAKLYKVSNGAGNMAVSLVADENPFSQAALNTDDCFILDHGTDGKIFVWKGKGANSEEKKAALKTASEFIDKMGYPKHTQIQVLPESGETPLFKQFFKNWRDKDQTDGLGQPHVSGHVAKIEQVPFDAATLHSSKAMAAQHGMEDDGSGKKQIWRIEGSEKVPVDPATYGQFYGGDSYIILYDYQHDGKQGQIIYTWQGADSTQDEIATSAFLTVQLDEELGGTPVQKRVVQGKEPPHLMSMFGGKPLVVYKGGTSREGGQTAPAATRLFQVRSSTSGATRAVELDPTASQLNSNDAFVLKTPSAAYLWVGQGASNAEKSGAQELLKILGARPVQVAEGKEPDNFWAALGGKAPYRTSPRLKDKKMDAHPPRLFACSNKSGRFTIEEVPGDLTQDDLATDDVMLLDTWDQVFVWIGKDAQEEEKTEALKSAKRYIDTDPSTRDKRTPVTIVKQGFEPPTFSGWFLGWDDDYWAVDPLQRAMADVDV
- the GSN gene encoding gelsolin isoform X3; this translates as MVEHAEFLKAGKEPGLQIWRVEKFDLVPVPKNLYGDFFTGDSYLVLNTIKQRSGNLQYDLHFWLGDESSQDERGAAAIFTVQMDEHLQGRAVQHREVQGHESPTFLGYFKSGIKYKAGGVASGFRHVVPNEVTVQRLLQVKGRRTVRATEVPVSWDSFNTGDCFILDLGSNIFQWCGSQSNRQERLKATVLAKGIRDNERNGRAKVYVSEEGSEREEMLQVLGPKPSLPAGASDETKTDTANRKLAKLYKVSNGAGNMAVSLVADENPFSQAALNTDDCFILDHGTDGKIFVWKGKGANSEEKKAALKTASEFIDKMGYPKHTQIQVLPESGETPLFKQFFKNWRDKDQTDGLGQPHVSGHVAKIEQVPFDAATLHSSKAMAAQHGMEDDGSGKKQIWRIEGSEKVPVDPATYGQFYGGDSYIILYDYQHDGKQGQIIYTWQGADSTQDEIATSAFLTVQLDEELGGTPVQKRVVQGKEPPHLMSMFGGKPLVVYKGGTSREGGQTAPAATRLFQVRSSTSGATRAVELDPTASQLNSNDAFVLKTPSAAYLWVGQGASNAEKSGAQELLKILGARPVQVAEGKEPDNFWAALGGKAPYRTSPRLKDKKMDAHPPRLFACSNKSGRFTIEEVPGDLTQDDLATDDVMLLDTWDQVFVWIGKDAQEEEKTEALKSAKRYIDTDPSTRDKRTPVTIVKQGFEPPTFSGWFLGWDDDYWAVDPLQRAMADVDV
- the GSN gene encoding gelsolin isoform X1, with translation MGRKDFSYLFLTICCTMALKLHCVSSMSVAGLGCVVTAALVLSAVPVSMVEHAEFLKAGKEPGLQIWRVEKFDLVPVPKNLYGDFFTGDSYLVLNTIKQRSGNLQYDLHFWLGDESSQDERGAAAIFTVQMDEHLQGRAVQHREVQGHESPTFLGYFKSGIKYKAGGVASGFRHVVPNEVTVQRLLQVKGRRTVRATEVPVSWDSFNTGDCFILDLGSNIFQWCGSQSNRQERLKATVLAKGIRDNERNGRAKVYVSEEGSEREEMLQVLGPKPSLPAGASDETKTDTANRKLAKLYKVSNGAGNMAVSLVADENPFSQAALNTDDCFILDHGTDGKIFVWKGKGANSEEKKAALKTASEFIDKMGYPKHTQIQVLPESGETPLFKQFFKNWRDKDQTDGLGQPHVSGHVAKIEQVPFDAATLHSSKAMAAQHGMEDDGSGKKQIWRIEGSEKVPVDPATYGQFYGGDSYIILYDYQHDGKQGQIIYTWQGADSTQDEIATSAFLTVQLDEELGGTPVQKRVVQGKEPPHLMSMFGGKPLVVYKGGTSREGGQTAPAATRLFQVRSSTSGATRAVELDPTASQLNSNDAFVLKTPSAAYLWVGQGASNAEKSGAQELLKILGARPVQVAEGKEPDNFWAALGGKAPYRTSPRLKDKKMDAHPPRLFACSNKSGRFTIEEVPGDLTQDDLATDDVMLLDTWDQVFVWIGKDAQEEEKTEALKSAKRYIDTDPSTRDKRTPVTIVKQGFEPPTFSGWFLGWDDDYWAVDPLQRAMADVDV
- the STOM gene encoding stomatin, with amino-acid sequence MSDEEAGYAAKPRRPADDTNSGLGFCGWILVMASIFFTVITFPISVWMCIKIIKEYERAIIFRLGRILKGGAKGPGLFFVLPCTDSFIKVDMRTISFDIPPQEILTKDSVTINVDGVVYYRVQNATLAVANVTNADSATRLLAQTTLRNVLGTKSLSEILSDREEIARSMQVTLDEATDDWGIKVERVEIKDVKLPVQLQRAMAAEAEAAREARAKVIAAEGEMNASRALKEASMVITESPAALQLRYLQTLTTIAAEKNSTIVFPLPINILQGLLERINKRRDGDSVGKTKTRQAATSIESDIHKIWDEAVELKCQDH